One genomic segment of Bradyrhizobium prioriisuperbiae includes these proteins:
- the minE gene encoding cell division topological specificity factor MinE, whose translation MSLDILRFLRPRTASAPVARERLQILLAHERGQRGQPDLLNLLREEILAVVSRHVDLDPDKVIVRMDRGDSVSTLEVDIELPNGFEKRLAIAG comes from the coding sequence ATGAGCCTCGACATCCTGCGTTTCCTGCGGCCGCGCACCGCCTCCGCGCCGGTGGCGCGGGAACGGCTGCAGATCCTGCTCGCCCACGAACGCGGCCAGCGTGGCCAGCCGGATCTGTTGAACCTGCTGCGCGAGGAAATCCTCGCGGTGGTCTCCCGCCATGTCGACCTCGATCCCGACAAGGTGATTGTCCGCATGGACCGCGGCGACAGCGTCTCCACGCTGGAGGTGGATATCGAACTGCCGAACGGCTTCGAGAAGCGGCTCGCGATCGCGGGATGA